One Paenibacillus sp. SYP-B4298 genomic window, AGCACACCCAAGAATGCTATTGAAGAAGGCATTGTTGAGGTGTGTTTTTTTATAGATAGGAATGGATGAGTGCGATTCACCTGATATGACCTTCTATCTACGGGGAACGAAGCTTAGCTCATCAAGGACGACAGCAGCCGTTGCAGGCTGTTACGGTATAAGCGGCTGAGAGCCACTGTCCTTCGTCCTCGCTTCTCTACTTCTAGTCGGACAGCCTAGACAGCATGCTGGGCATGCTCCAGGAAGGCGGTAATCAGGCGATGGGGAGCTTCATAGCTGGAGGCAAGCTGTGGCACAAATAAGGTTCCGATATAGAAATGGTGCTGTGGCAGCTCGATAATTCGCGGCTCGCCATGGGCATCAGTACCGGTTATCCTGAGCTCAGACTGCTGAATCGATGGCAGGTAGGCGGGGTTCAAGCCGTAACTGCATCGGAAGTGCTCGATGGTAGCATCCGCTTGGTAGATGTCGTGTGCCTGAGAGTCGGAATGAATGAGCACCTCCCCGTGCTTCCCAGCTAGAGAGCAAGCCAGTCTGCTGATGAGCGGATCAGTCGCATCTGGCGCAAACTCCTCATATTCGGCATCGCACAGGAGCAGCTTGTTCCTGGCGTACTCCATCAGCATATGCTGAAAGCCGCCGCATGTCCCCAGGAGCGGTATATTGTTCTGGCGGGCCAGGCGGATGACATGCAGGATGCCTGAGATAGAGGCATGGGCACCCGGTGCAATCCAGAATCCGTCATAGGTGCTCGCATCAAGCTTGGCGGGCAGTTGTTCGGTAGCCAGCCACTCGTATTCCACATGGACATCAAGATGGCGGGCGCTATGCAGCAGTGATGCTTGTGTAGCCTCATGAGACGGATAGTGTGGATGGTAATCGCCAACGATGCCGATATTCAACGTAATCACTCCTGAGTATGATATAATCTTGACATTATCATACCTAGTGCACCAGCAGGCGGCAAGGGATACGATAGGTTCAATACGGCCAACAGGGCGGCGATGCCGCTTCGCTGGCGCCTGACCTTGAATGCAGCCTGTAAATGAGCATAGGACATCAGATGCTGCCAAGAAAAAAGTAAGCGCTTTAAATTGATACATTACTACAGTAATTAGGAGAATGAGGATGCTCAAATTAAAATATTTATTTCACAATGAGAGCCTGGCTAAGATGCTGCTGGGATACTGGGAATATGATGAGGAGTCGCTGGAGCTGTTCAAGTATTACCGCATCTCCTCAAACGCGGTCTATCCCTTCCGCTTCCAAGGGAGGACACAGTTGCTGAGATTTGCCCCTGCGCCGGAGAAGCGTCAGGAGAACGTGCTGGCCGAGCTGGAGTTCATCGCTTACTTGCGTTCACGAGGGTATGGCGCGCTTGAAACGGTGGAAGCGACGGATGGAGTGAAGCTGGTGGAAGCGCAGACTCCGTGGGGGAGTTACTACGCCTCCGTATTCAGACGGGTACCCGGAGTACAGCTCAGTCAGATCGAGCTGCGAGCGGACATCATCCATTGCTATGGGGCAGCGCTAGGTGAGCTCCACCGCTTGTCCAGCACGTATGAGCCTGCTGCCGCTGGCTGCAAGCGATGGTCATGGCAAGAGGCATTGGCCTGGATGCAGCAAGAGCTGGCGGCCTTCCCCATGGAGTCAGCCGCACTAGCGGAAGCGGAGCTGCTGCAGGACTGCCTATCCCGGATGCCTGCCTCATCAGCCGATTACGGTCTGATTCATTATGATTTTGAATGCGACAATGTGTTCTATGATGAACAGACACAGATGTGCCATGTCATCGATTTTGATGATGCCCTCTATCATTGGTATGTAATGGATATCGAGCAGGCGCTGGGCAGCCTGCAGGATGAGCTCCCTGCGGAGCAGATGGAGCAGGCTAGACGGGCCTTCCTGGATGGCTATGCCACAACCTATGATCTGCCCGAGGAGAACATGGTGCTGGTGGCGGCCTGTAGACGGTTCGCGGGTCTCTACAGTTATGTTCGCTGTCTGCGAGCGCTGTCCGAGCAGTGGAACCATGAGCCGGAATGGATGACAGGGCTGCGTGCTCATCTGCTGCAGCGAATGGAAGGAATCGCCGACATTTTTGGTACAGAGATTCGGTGAGTGGAAAGTGGCCGCTGCGCTGAATAGGTATCTAAAGTCCCTGTTCTTTTGTCGAATCTTATCTAATTTTAGTTTTTTAGAACTATTAAAGCGAGATTTAATCGTGGTAAAGGTATCCACATTGATGTAAAATGATGTCATGCCATGCTGCGATTGGTGATGCAGGCTAACCTAGATCAAGAGAGTGCGGCTCTTGTCTATCTGCACGGTGGCAGGGCAGGAGTAACAACAAGGGGCTTTTTACAAAAGTTAGAAGAGGTGCAGCCAGATGTTCGGAAAAGCTATATCGCTGAAGACGAAGCTCATCGCCGTTATTTCATTGTTTACCATGATGGTTGTTTGTGCAATCTCCGCGATGGATTACTATCAACTGAAGCAAAGCATTATTGAAGAGGAATCAGTACAATACGAGTTAATTCAGGACCAGATTGTAGGCGCGGTGAAAAATATCGACCGGGTATACCGTGTCTTCGAGGAAGATATGGACCTGCAGATGAAGAAAGCGCTCGAGGAGATGGCCGCGAAGTACAAGAGCGAGCCTGATCTGGGGCAATGGGATTATGCCGCACTGAAGAACCGGTATAACGGGATGGACATCTATGTCATCGACCGCAGCATTAAGATCGCCTACTCGAATCTGGAGAAGGAGATTGGGCTGGACTTCAGTGATGCGGGATCATTTACGGCACTGCTGAAGGAGCGCCTGGATGGCAAGTCGTTCACCGCCGACGGGATGGAGGTTTCTGTCAATACGGGAGAGATTCGCAAGTATGCCTACCTTCCGACGCCGGATAATCAATATCTGCTGGAGGTAGGCATCAGCCTGCAGGACAGCAGTCTGTTCAACACCTTTAATTTCTTGGATGTATCCAAGGATATTCTGCAAAAGTATGATCTTGTGCGGGATATTACGGTCTATACACATGACGGGTATGCGCTAGGCAAGCAGGGGGCTGACGGCAAGGCATCGCAGCCTGCCGAGCAGATGAGAGCGCTATTCGACGAGTCCTTTAAGAATCAGGAGATTCGGGAGAAGACGGTCATGGTCGATGGCAAGGAGCTGCTCTATCGCTATGCTCCGTATCGGTTGGACGAGCAGTCTAACGATCTTAGCCGCTCGCGTGTAATTGAGATTGTATATGACAACACGATGCTGCATGCGCTGCTTGCAAGCAAGCTGAATGAATCGGTCATTAAGGTGTTGGTTGCCGTCGTGCTCGCAGTACTGGTTGCAATTCTCATTAGCCGTCTGTTGACCAGACCCTTAGAGCGAATGAAGCAGCTTGTGGAGCGAACGGCGCAGTTCGACTTGCGTGATGAGCTGTCCTATGACGTAAGGACAAAAGACGAGATCGGGCAGATGGCGCAATCGATTCTGGAGATGCGCAGTCATCTGCGCGGAGTAGTGCAGCAGTTGCTCCGAGCATCGGGTTCCCTGGCAGAGAACGCCCAATCTATCCGCAGCTCGACTGCAGAGGTAAGCGGGCAATCCAAGGGAACGGCTGAGGCAGCCGAGCTCTCGCTCAGACAGGTGCAGGAGACGATGGCCACTACGGAGGAGATGAATGCAACACTGAACGATATTCAGACGGTTATTCATTCGGTTGCGGAGCAGACGACGGAGGCTGCGGCGACTTCGGTTGAGGTCAGCCGCCGTGCGGACGGACTGAAGCACAGCTCCACGGAGGCCCAAGATACAGCCGCGCATATCTATATGGAAGTGAAGGAGGAGGTGGAGACGGCGATCTCACAATCCTCGTCTTCGATGGAGCAGATTCATCAGACTGTAGACGCGATCCTGAACATTGCGAAGCAGACGAATATGCTGGCGCTGAACGCAGCGATCGAAGCGTCGCGCGCTGGAGAGAGCGGCCGGGGCTTCTCCGTTGTGGCGGAGGAGATTCGCAGGCTGGCAACGCACTCCTCTGAGCTGGTCGGCAATATTCAGGCGGTCATCCAGGTGGTGCGGGAGTCAGTTGATCATCTGTCCAGCAGCTCGACGAAGGTGCTGGATTTTATCGATCAGAAGGTGCGGGCAGACTATGCGACCTTGATCGACATCTCCTCGCAATACGATGGCGATGCGAAGTACTTCGGCTCGTTGCTCTCCGAGTTCAGCGCGGCGTTCGAACAATTGAGCGCCTCAATTACCAGCACCGTCGATGCGGTAGAGCATATTACGGAATCTGTCGCCATGAATACAGAGCAAATCGAGACGATCTCGGAGCAATCTAGCCGGATCGCAGGAAGCAATGATGAGATTGCTGCCATCTCGCAGAAAAATTCCGAATACGCTTCTCTTCTGCGTGAAATCGTGGAACGGTTCAAAGTATAAGACATCGGAGTCCCCGCTAAGCTCGAACAACAAGAGTGGCGGGGGCTTTTTCTATTTGCCTTAGATTAATCCACCTATCTTAGTTATTTCTCATATTCAAAGCGCTTTCATGTTGTGTACAATAAAATCAGCATTATCGTGCTGCGGCAACCCTTCTATGGTACACTATTCCTAATAGGCTCTTAATGAGATGGAGAGGAAGGTTGTTGTTGTGAGATCGAAATTGGAACGTATCCTGCATAGGCTGGATGGGCGCGGGCAGCAGCATCCGCTCATGCCTGAGGCGATCTGGAGCCGCGAGGTGGATGCGCTTATCCGCGAGCTGGACTGGTGCGGGCATGAAGGTGAAACCGCTGTCATCGCTGTGATGGCAGGATTGCATCTGTGCAATGATCATCTGGATGTATCGCACAGCTTTGCGCAGTTGATCGAGCAGGATGCGACGGGCGCTTACTGGCATGGCATCATGCACCGGATGGAAGGGGACTTCTCCAACGGGAAGTACTGGTTCTATCAGGCAGGCAAGCACCCTGCCATGCAAGCCAGCGCGGAACGCATCGCCCTGGCGCTTCGCGATGACCTGAACCCGGAGGCGGCGCCGCCTGGCCGCGTTCGCCAGCACCTGCTGGATTTCAGGGATCACAGCGCGTGGAGCCCGTCCGTATTTACCGATGTGGTGCAATGGCAGCAGGGACGGGCGCTTGATCCCGAATTCCGCAGCATGCTCGAACGAATACAGGCGATCGAGGCCCGCGTGCTGTTGAGCGAGACACTGAGGATGTGCAGCTCAATCATCGACAGTCTGACGGAGGATGCCCGATGTTAAGTATAGGGATCGGCGGCTTAACAGGATACAAGAGCCCTGTTGTCTATTAGAACCCCATCGCATGAAATCCAGCATCGACATGGAGCACCTCGCCGGTAATTCCGCGCGACAGGCGGCTGAGGAGAAACATCGTGGCATCGCCCACCTCATCCTGATCGACATTACGGCGCAGTGGCGCCTTGCTGTCCATGGCGGACAGAATATCGTTGAAGCCAGCAACTCCGCCTTTGGCTGACAGGGTGCGGATCGGGCCGGAGGAGACGGCATTGACCCGAATGCCCGCCTTGCCCATATCCTCGGCGAGATAGCGCACGCTGGCCTCCAGAGCCGCCTTGGCTACTCCCATGACATTATAGTTCCGCACCACCCGCTCAGCGCCCAGATAGCTTTGCGTGACGATGCTGCCGCCCTCTGTCATCAGATGGCGGCATTCTCGCGCCATCGCCACCAGGGAGTAGGCGCTCACATCATGCGCCAGCAGAAACGGCTCCCGCTCCGTATCCGCGAATTCACCCTGCAGGTCATCCTTCTCCGCATAGGCGATGCAATGCGCCAATCCATGAATAACGCCCACCTGATTCTTAATCGCTGCAAAGGCCGCAGCGATGCTCTCATCGCTGGCGACATCGCAGGGCACACAGAGCAGCGCCTCAATGTGCTGCTGCTCCAGGAGCTGCATTAGCTTCTGGCGAGAGCGCTCCTTGCGATAGGTGAAGATAAGCTGCGCACCGGCAGCATGCAAGGATTTGGCGATGCCCCAGGCAATACTCCGTTCATTGGCTACCCCTGTAACCACGACCGTCTGACCGCTCATTATGCCTTTCTGTAACGATGTGCTCATGCTTGATTCCTCCTGCGATATATAGATTCATTCAAATTTGGTTTGGCTGTGTCCGTGGCTGCATCATCAACATCGTATCTTCGCTATATAGCAAGGTAAGGTTGATATTTGACTTGTGATAAGATATTAATACCTGGTACTAAATATCGGTGTAGCTAATCATACTCCCTGGAGCTGAATATTGCAAGAGCGATGGGGAAGTGGGCAGCGGAGTGTACGGGTTAAATGAGGCTGGTTGGATAACGCAACCAGCCCCCTGTCCATCATGGACAAGGGGCTGGTGCGTCTTAGCAATTGCGATGGCCGTGCGATGGACATCAGTCGTATGTCCCTACAGATCGCCCCAGTTCAGGTTGGACGATTTGCTGTAGTTGGTCACCTTTTGCTCGAAGAAATCCGTCTTCATCCCGTTCATGTTGCTGAAGCTTTCGACCCATTTCATCGGATGCTCGGTCACTTCCGGGTAGAGAATGTCCAGCCCCAGCTTTCTCAGCCGCTCGTTGGAGAGGAACTTGATATACTGGTCGATGATCTCGTTCGTCAGTCCGGCGATCTGATTGTTCGTAATATATTGGCCCCAGGCAATCTCATGCTCGACTGCAGTACGCATCATCTGACGCAGTTCCTCGACCAGCACCGGCGTGAACAGCTCGGGATTCTCCTTGCGTACCTCACGGAAGATGCCCTGGAACAATGCCAGATGTGTCAGCTCGTCGCGCTGGATGTACTTGATCTCGGATACGGTGCCGAGCATCTTGCCTTGGCGTCCCAGCGCATAGAAGAAGCTGAAGCCGCTATAGAAGTAGATGCCCTCCAGAATATAGTTGGCCATGATCGTCTTGACAAGGTTCTGTGCGGACGGATCGGCAATGAAGTTCTCATACAGATCGGTGATGAACCGGTTGCGCTTGAGCAGATTTTTGTCCTCGCGCCACAGGTTATAGATCTGATCCCGCACCTCTGCGGAGCAGACGCTGTCGAGAATGTACGAGTAGCTCTGGCTATGCACCGCCTCCTGGAAGGTATGCACGGTCAGGATCAGATTGACCTCGGGCGCCGTAATATATTCGTTAATATTCGGCAGGTTCGCGGTCTGCAGCGAATCCAGAAAGATCAGGAAGCTAATAATCTTATCGTAGCTGTTGCGCTCGGAGAGGGACAGATTCTTGTAATCTTTGGCATCCTGAGCGAGCGGAATCTCCTCGGGAATCCAGAAGTTATTCATCATCGTCCGGTACATCTTGGTGGCCCAGTCGTACTTGACGTTATTCAGCTCGATCAGGTTGGTGGTGTTGCCGCCAATCATGCGGCGCTTGCCCCAGTCCCGATCGCCGTCCTCGTTAAACAGCTTTTTGCGTTGAAGTTCCATTATTGTTCTGTTCCTCCTTCAATTAAGAGCTGCAGCTTATGCAATCCTCCACCTCAAGACTCTGGTTGCGGCAGTAGTAGACCGTCTTGAGCCCTTGCTGCCAGGCAGCCATATACAGCTCCAGAAACTCCTTGGCAGTATAGTTCGGCGTAATGTACAGGTTGAACGATTGCGCCTGGTCAATATGGCGCTGACGGCGTCCGGCCGCCTTGATGCTCCAATGCTGATCGATGTGATGCGCTTCTTTGTAGTACCAGAACGTCTCCTCGTTTAGATTCGGCGCCGTCTGCGGGATGACCGCATTCTTCTTCTCCTCGATGAAGAACTTGTTGAAGATCGGGTCGATCCCGGCCGTTGAGCCAGCAATTAGCGAGGTGGACGCAGTAGGCGCGATCGCGAACATCCAGGCGTTGCGCACGCCATGCTCGGCCACGGCGGCCTTCAGCTCCAGCCATTGCGGGCTAGTATAGCCGCGCTGCTCGAAATATGCGCCGCTCTGCCATTCGCTGCCCTCGTAGGCCGGGTAAGCTCCCTTGTCCTTGGCGATCTCCATCGACGCCTTGATGGCGCAGTAGTTGATCCACTCGTACAGCTCATCTACCCGCTCCAGATGCTCCTCGCTCTCCCAGTTGATCTTGTTCAGCGCCAGCCACTGATGGTAGCCGCTTGTGCCAAGGCCGACCGCGCGGTATTTCTTGTTCGTAATTTCCGCTTGCGGGATCGGGTAATGGTTCAGATCGATGACATTATCCATCATGCGCATCTGGCACGCCACGACCTCCGCAATCTCCTCCTTGGTGCGCGTGCGGCCCAGATTGAGGGAAGACAGGTTGCAGACCACATAGTCGCCGCTTTTTACCTGCGTTGTTATCATGCCATCCTCATGAGTGGTCGACACATATTCGGTCGGGCTCATATTCTGGCAAATTTCGGTACACAGATTTGAGCAATAGATGATGCCCTTGTGCTTGTTCGGATTGGCGCGATTAACCGTATCGCGGAAGAACACGAACGGCGTCCCGGTCTCGAAGGAGCTGGCGAGCACCCGCTTCATAATCTCGATCGCAGGCACCTCCTCCTTGGACAGCTCAGGGTGGTTCACGCACGCTTCGTAACGGCGCTCCCATTCCTCGCCCCATGCATCCTCCAGCGACCATCCCATCAGAGTGCGCACCTCATGCGGGTCGAACAGATACCACGACTCGCGCTCCTCTACCTTGCGCATGAACAGATCGGGGATACAGACGCCTGGGAAGATGTCATGCGCCTTCATCCGGTCGTCGCCGTTGTTGGTCTTGAGATTCAGGAAATCGAATATATCCTTATGCCATACGTCCAGATATATGGCCACTGCGCCAGAGCGCACGCCAAGCTGATCGACGGCAATCGCAGTGTTATTGTAGTTCTTGATCCATGGCACAACACCGCCGGCGACACCCTTATAGCCCCGGATATTGGAGCCGCGGCTGCGCACCTTGCCGACATAGATGCCCATGCCGCCGCCGAACTTGGAGACCTGGGCGAAACTGGCATCGACATTGTAGATCCCCCACAGATTGTCCGGCACGGTGTCAATGAAGCAGCTTGACAGCTGATGGAACGGCTTGCGCGCATTGGCGAGCGTTGGTGTGGCAACGGTCATCTGCAGGCGGCTGAGCACATCATAGAACTTGCGGGCCCAGGCCAGCTTGTCCTGCTCCTTCATCGCCAGATGCATCGCTACGCCCATGAACAGCTCCTGTGGCAGCTCCAGCACCTCACCGCTGAAGCCCTTGATCAGATAGCGGTCGCTCAGTGTCTTCAGACCGACATAGTTGAACAAGTAGTCGCGCTCCGGCACGATGTAATTACCCAGCTCGCGGATCTCCTCGCGCGTATAGTGCTCCAGAATATAGGAGCCATAGAAGCCCTTGTCTGTCAGGTACGTAATCAGAGAGTAGAAATCACCGTAGCCGAAGTAACCATATTTGCGATTAATTTGCGCTTCCTTGTACAGATCATACACGAGCAGCTTGGCAGCGACATATTGCCAGTTCGGCTCCTCGACGCTCGTCTTCTCTACCGCAACCTGGATCAGTGTGCGTTGAACTTCCTTGGTCGTAATGTTGTTGCGGAAGTAAGGGAGCAGCGCCGTCTCCAGCTCCAGCGGGTCGCAGCCGGCAAAGCCGTCGCAGGCGAAGTCGATCACCTTCTTCAGCTTGGAGAAGATCAGCTCCTCCTTCTGTCCGTTCCGTTTAATAATATCCAAATGAATGTCACTCCTTCATGGAAAGTAAAAGCTCACAAAACACAATATATAGTTATTAAAATAGAAAATACCTCAATATACAGTGTTGGTCAAGAGCCTGTAGTCCTGGTGTGGCGACATGACTCAACAAAGCTCGCCGTTGACTGCACGCTGAAGCGCCATCCTATCTCGTCCAAGCAAACGCATACTCCGCGCTCTGTCGGGCGTCCTGCATGTCGTGGATGGACAGCAGCATTCAAGTAGCTTGTCAAAGGCTCAGTATACTACAAATTGTGACGGACGGACAGGGGGGCGATGTTTTATTATGGCAAGCTTTCTGTTAGACTTACTCTAGATAATCAGCAGGGCGAGCGAAGAAGATAGACGGCGGCAATAGCCCTCTAGGGCTTGCATATACGCCCAGGATTTTCTGCGCCCGCTCCAGCGAGAAGAAGGAAAGAGAAGGTGTTTTGTAACGTGGTAAACAGACAAAAGAAGCTGCTGCGAGCTTTCATGCCGGTGGTGCTCGCCATGCTTGCAGCGATGCTGTGGGCCGTCTCGCCTGCGCAGGTTCTAGCACATGCGAGCGTGGAGTTGATGGCGCCTGAGCCGAATACGCAGATGAATGAGCCGCCTCAGCAGGTCGAGCTCAGGTTCAATGAGCCGATCGAGGCAGGCTTTGGCGGTGTGCAGGTGCTGGATTCGATGTCGAGGACAGTTACGGATCAGCAGCAAGAGGTGTCTGCTGATCGACGGACGATCACGCTGCCGCTGCCGAAGCTTGGAGAGGGTGTCTATACGGTATCCTACGGGGTTGTATCAGCGGATGGGCATCCGGTGTCTGGCTCTTATATATTCGTCGTCGGCAACCCGCCCAATGCGAAGGATGCCTCAAGCTTTGACCTGCACAAGCAGCTCGGCCACACTGGACATGGCTCCGCGACAGAGGTAAGCGCCGGCGAGCTGCTGCTCTATCTGTCGCGTGGGCTGTACTATGCCGCGCTGCTGCTGGTTGCGGGGCTGATGCTGTGGTACGGCCTGCTGCGGACGAAGACGGAGGTGCAGCGGACGCAATTTGACAAGTGGGGACTGTGGACGATGCGTGCCCTGCTCCTGACGAGCTTGTTCTATGTATTCGTCCATACTCGCGAGCTGATGGAGGGACAGCCATCGCCGGATTGGCTGCGGCTGTTCACGCGCACAGAGATTGGCATCTCCTGGCTCATCCTGCTCGCGCTGGCGCTGCTCGGGTTTCTCGTGCTCAAGTCCGGTGCGGTGGTTCGCATGCTGTGGGCAGTCGCGCTGCTCGTGCTGGAGAGCATAAGCGGCCATGCTGCGGCCTATGAGCCGAAGTGGTATTCGCTGCTGCTGGATAATGTGCATCTGCTTGCTTCAGCGATCTGGGCCGGGGGACTGGCATTCCTGTTTGTGCTCTGGCGGGTGGAGCGCAAGGATGCAGGGCGGTTCGCTGAGGCATTCTCACGGGCGGC contains:
- the fabI gene encoding enoyl-ACP reductase FabI; amino-acid sequence: MSTSLQKGIMSGQTVVVTGVANERSIAWGIAKSLHAAGAQLIFTYRKERSRQKLMQLLEQQHIEALLCVPCDVASDESIAAAFAAIKNQVGVIHGLAHCIAYAEKDDLQGEFADTEREPFLLAHDVSAYSLVAMARECRHLMTEGGSIVTQSYLGAERVVRNYNVMGVAKAALEASVRYLAEDMGKAGIRVNAVSSGPIRTLSAKGGVAGFNDILSAMDSKAPLRRNVDQDEVGDATMFLLSRLSRGITGEVLHVDAGFHAMGF
- a CDS encoding phosphotransferase enzyme family protein, producing the protein MLKLKYLFHNESLAKMLLGYWEYDEESLELFKYYRISSNAVYPFRFQGRTQLLRFAPAPEKRQENVLAELEFIAYLRSRGYGALETVEATDGVKLVEAQTPWGSYYASVFRRVPGVQLSQIELRADIIHCYGAALGELHRLSSTYEPAAAGCKRWSWQEALAWMQQELAAFPMESAALAEAELLQDCLSRMPASSADYGLIHYDFECDNVFYDEQTQMCHVIDFDDALYHWYVMDIEQALGSLQDELPAEQMEQARRAFLDGYATTYDLPEENMVLVAACRRFAGLYSYVRCLRALSEQWNHEPEWMTGLRAHLLQRMEGIADIFGTEIR
- a CDS encoding ribonucleoside-diphosphate reductase subunit alpha encodes the protein MDIIKRNGQKEELIFSKLKKVIDFACDGFAGCDPLELETALLPYFRNNITTKEVQRTLIQVAVEKTSVEEPNWQYVAAKLLVYDLYKEAQINRKYGYFGYGDFYSLITYLTDKGFYGSYILEHYTREEIRELGNYIVPERDYLFNYVGLKTLSDRYLIKGFSGEVLELPQELFMGVAMHLAMKEQDKLAWARKFYDVLSRLQMTVATPTLANARKPFHQLSSCFIDTVPDNLWGIYNVDASFAQVSKFGGGMGIYVGKVRSRGSNIRGYKGVAGGVVPWIKNYNNTAIAVDQLGVRSGAVAIYLDVWHKDIFDFLNLKTNNGDDRMKAHDIFPGVCIPDLFMRKVEERESWYLFDPHEVRTLMGWSLEDAWGEEWERRYEACVNHPELSKEEVPAIEIMKRVLASSFETGTPFVFFRDTVNRANPNKHKGIIYCSNLCTEICQNMSPTEYVSTTHEDGMITTQVKSGDYVVCNLSSLNLGRTRTKEEIAEVVACQMRMMDNVIDLNHYPIPQAEITNKKYRAVGLGTSGYHQWLALNKINWESEEHLERVDELYEWINYCAIKASMEIAKDKGAYPAYEGSEWQSGAYFEQRGYTSPQWLELKAAVAEHGVRNAWMFAIAPTASTSLIAGSTAGIDPIFNKFFIEEKKNAVIPQTAPNLNEETFWYYKEAHHIDQHWSIKAAGRRQRHIDQAQSFNLYITPNYTAKEFLELYMAAWQQGLKTVYYCRNQSLEVEDCISCSS
- a CDS encoding copper resistance CopC/CopD family protein gives rise to the protein MVNRQKKLLRAFMPVVLAMLAAMLWAVSPAQVLAHASVELMAPEPNTQMNEPPQQVELRFNEPIEAGFGGVQVLDSMSRTVTDQQQEVSADRRTITLPLPKLGEGVYTVSYGVVSADGHPVSGSYIFVVGNPPNAKDASSFDLHKQLGHTGHGSATEVSAGELLLYLSRGLYYAALLLVAGLMLWYGLLRTKTEVQRTQFDKWGLWTMRALLLTSLFYVFVHTRELMEGQPSPDWLRLFTRTEIGISWLILLALALLGFLVLKSGAVVRMLWAVALLVLESISGHAAAYEPKWYSLLLDNVHLLASAIWAGGLAFLFVLWRVERKDAGRFAEAFSRAAWISIVVLTISGVLSTLLFLPDFSYLFYTSWGVLLVIKTVLVLLVIVTGALLRIRVRRGDLPHSGLLKLDVGLMAAIVLVVGIFTYISPLPANEPFSKHLMGSDKHITLRITPNVPGENKFIVKVWLPEKSGEPKRIKLLLRSLDKPDMGAIELPIEPYEDQEVDTFDGFIKSTYRAEGPYIPFPGQWKAEIRILTQADDEIVHTETFRNY
- a CDS encoding ribonucleotide-diphosphate reductase subunit beta encodes the protein MELQRKKLFNEDGDRDWGKRRMIGGNTTNLIELNNVKYDWATKMYRTMMNNFWIPEEIPLAQDAKDYKNLSLSERNSYDKIISFLIFLDSLQTANLPNINEYITAPEVNLILTVHTFQEAVHSQSYSYILDSVCSAEVRDQIYNLWREDKNLLKRNRFITDLYENFIADPSAQNLVKTIMANYILEGIYFYSGFSFFYALGRQGKMLGTVSEIKYIQRDELTHLALFQGIFREVRKENPELFTPVLVEELRQMMRTAVEHEIAWGQYITNNQIAGLTNEIIDQYIKFLSNERLRKLGLDILYPEVTEHPMKWVESFSNMNGMKTDFFEQKVTNYSKSSNLNWGDL
- a CDS encoding CTP synthase C-terminal region-related (seleno)protein, with product MNIGIVGDYHPHYPSHEATQASLLHSARHLDVHVEYEWLATEQLPAKLDASTYDGFWIAPGAHASISGILHVIRLARQNNIPLLGTCGGFQHMLMEYARNKLLLCDAEYEEFAPDATDPLISRLACSLAGKHGEVLIHSDSQAHDIYQADATIEHFRCSYGLNPAYLPSIQQSELRITGTDAHGEPRIIELPQHHFYIGTLFVPQLASSYEAPHRLITAFLEHAQHAV
- a CDS encoding methyl-accepting chemotaxis protein, with the translated sequence MFGKAISLKTKLIAVISLFTMMVVCAISAMDYYQLKQSIIEEESVQYELIQDQIVGAVKNIDRVYRVFEEDMDLQMKKALEEMAAKYKSEPDLGQWDYAALKNRYNGMDIYVIDRSIKIAYSNLEKEIGLDFSDAGSFTALLKERLDGKSFTADGMEVSVNTGEIRKYAYLPTPDNQYLLEVGISLQDSSLFNTFNFLDVSKDILQKYDLVRDITVYTHDGYALGKQGADGKASQPAEQMRALFDESFKNQEIREKTVMVDGKELLYRYAPYRLDEQSNDLSRSRVIEIVYDNTMLHALLASKLNESVIKVLVAVVLAVLVAILISRLLTRPLERMKQLVERTAQFDLRDELSYDVRTKDEIGQMAQSILEMRSHLRGVVQQLLRASGSLAENAQSIRSSTAEVSGQSKGTAEAAELSLRQVQETMATTEEMNATLNDIQTVIHSVAEQTTEAAATSVEVSRRADGLKHSSTEAQDTAAHIYMEVKEEVETAISQSSSSMEQIHQTVDAILNIAKQTNMLALNAAIEASRAGESGRGFSVVAEEIRRLATHSSELVGNIQAVIQVVRESVDHLSSSSTKVLDFIDQKVRADYATLIDISSQYDGDAKYFGSLLSEFSAAFEQLSASITSTVDAVEHITESVAMNTEQIETISEQSSRIAGSNDEIAAISQKNSEYASLLREIVERFKV